The genomic region TTGACGACGCCGGCCCGGGTGCCCACGGCGAAGCCGGCGCCGGAGGAGTCCATCGCGACCACCGAGACCACGTGCTCGTCCTCGTCGAGCTGGACGAACTCCGACACGTGCAGCCCCGCGGCCAGGGGCGGACGCTCGGTCCCGTCGTCGGGCAGTTCGGGGAGTTCCACGACCGGGACGCGGATCATCCGGCCCAGGTCGGTGACCAGGCCGATGTCGGAGCGCGAGGTGGTGGGCACGGTCACCGTCACCGCGTCGTGCTTGGTCCGCAGGCCCTCGTACACGCGCGGCACGGTCGCGCCCTTGCTGCGGCCGATGTTGCCCTCCACGCCGAACACCACGTGGCAGGGCTGGTCGGCCATCTCCAGGGGGATGACCGCGCTGCGCGCGGCGCCGTCGCTCTCCCGCAGCTGGGTGCGCCGGGGGGTGGCGTACTCCTTGGAGACCTCGCCCAGCTCCTTGGAGACCAGGCGGCGCAGCTTCTTGTCCGACTCCAGGATCGCGGTGAGCTCGTCGATCTCCTTGTTGAGCTTGTCGCGCTCGGTCTCCAGCTCCAGCCGGTCGTAGCGCGTCAGGCGGCGCAGCGGGGTGTCCAGGATGTAGCGGGCCTGGATCTCGGAGAGGTCGAAGGCGCCCATCAGGGACTCTCGTGCGGCCGCGGTGTCGTCGGCCTCGCGGATCAGCGCGATGACGCGGTCGATGTTGAGCAGCGCGACCATGAGGCCGTCGACCAGGTGCAGGCGCTCCTGGCGCTTGGTGCGGCGGTGCTCGCTGCGCCGGCGGACCACGTCCAGGCGGTGGTTGACGTAGACCTCGAGGAGTTCGCGCAGGCCCAGGGTCTGGGGCTGGCCGTCGACGAGGGCGACGTTGTTGATGCCGAAGGACTCCTCCATCGGCGTGAGCCGGTAGAGCTCCTCCAGGACGGCCTCGGGATTGAAGCCGTTCTTGAGCTCGATGACCAGGCGCAGGCCCTGGTTGCGGTCGGTGAGGTCCTTGAGGTCCGAGATGCCCTGGAGCTTCTTGGACTGCACCAGTTCCTTGATCCGGCTGACGACCTTCTCCGGCCCCACGTTGTAGGGGAGCTCGGTGACGACCAGGCCGGTGCGGCGGGCCGAGACCTTCGTGATGGAGACGGTGGCCCGTGTCTTGAAGGTGCCCCGGCCGCGCTGGTAGGCGTCGCGGACGCCGTCCAGGCCGACGATCGTGCCACCGGTGGGCAGGTCGGGCCCGGGGACGAACTCGGTGAGCTCCTCCAGGGTGGCGTCGGGGTGCGCGATCAGGTGCCGCGCCGCCGCGATGACCTCGCCCAGGTTGTGGGGGGCCATGTTGGTGGCCATGCCGACCGCGATCCCGGAGGAGCCGTTGACCAGCAGGTTGGGGAACGCGGCGGGCAGGACCTCCGGCTCGGTCTCCTGGCCGTCGTAGTTCGGCTTGAAGTCGACGACGTCCTCGTCGATCGACGAGACCAGGAGCTCGGCGGGGCGTTCGAGCCTGGCCTCGGTGTAGCGCATGGCCGCGGGGGCGTCGTCGCCGCCCAGGGACCCGAAGTTGCCGTGCCCGTCGACGAGGGGGACGCGCATCGCGAACGACTGGCTCATCCGGACCAGGGCGTCGTAGATCGCGCTGTCGCCGTGGGGGTGCAGGCGTCCCATCACCTCCCCGACCACGCGGGCGCACTTGACGTGGCCGCGGTCGGGCCGCAGCCCCATCTCGTTCATCTGGTAGAGGATGCGCCGCTGGACCGGTTTCATACCGTCGCGCGCGTCGGGCAGCGCGCGTTGGTAGATGACCGAGTAGGCGTACTCCAAGAAGCTGCCGCGCATCTCCTCGGAGACGTCGATGTCGATGATCTTCTCGGCGAGATCCTCGGGGGGACGGGAAGTAGTACGGGCCATGTCCGTCATTGTGGCCTGTGCCAGGGACTGAATCGTACCGGGGCGCGTGTTCCGGGCGGTGTGAGTCGCGCGTCGAGGCGGATTCGTGACCGCCGCGCGGGGCGCGGCCCCCGCCCCGGGACGGGGAGGGGGCCGCGTTTCGGTCGTGGGGGCCGGGCGCCGGGGCCCGGCCCCGCCGTCAGTCGGAGAAGGGGATCGTGACGGTGGCGCCGTCCTCGGTCCCCGTCCGGACCGCCGAGGAATCGTCGCCCAGGGCGCTCCACAGCTCGACGCGGACCGACCCGCCGTCCATGTCGCCGAGGGAGCCCTCCTCGCCGGCCAGGCCCTGGTCGTGGGTGTACTGCTCCCAGCCGTCCAGGTCGTTGGTGGCGAAGTAGCGGTAGGTCTCGACGCGGTCGTCCGTGCCGTCGCCGTCCAGGTCGTAGGACACACGGGCCTGGACCGCGTTGGCGACGCCGGTCCCGGAGTCGACGGGCAGCGCGAAGGCGGTGGAGCCGCCCGTGTGCGTACCGGTCAGCCCGTCCGCGGTGAGGACCACCCGGTCCTGCGGGGGCCGTCCGTCCTGGTTGGCGCCCCCGGCGGAGGCGACGGTGATCTCGCCGGCCGCGTCGTCCGGCGAGCCGGAGAGGCCGGTCGGGGTCAGGTGGAAGGTGCCGTCGCCCACAGTGCCGTCACCGGGGTCGCCCGGGTCGTCGGGGTCGTCCGGGTCGTCGCCTCCACCGCCCTCACCGGTGGTGGAGGCGACGGAACGGGGCTCGACGGTCAGTTCGACGCCGTCGGAGAAGGTGACGGTGATCGGCGCGCCGCCGGGGTTGAACGCGGTGTGGGTGCGCTCGCCCCCGTCGTCGAAGACCGCGTAGTGCGCGGTGT from Nocardiopsis aegyptia harbors:
- a CDS encoding DNA gyrase/topoisomerase IV subunit A; protein product: MARTTSRPPEDLAEKIIDIDVSEEMRGSFLEYAYSVIYQRALPDARDGMKPVQRRILYQMNEMGLRPDRGHVKCARVVGEVMGRLHPHGDSAIYDALVRMSQSFAMRVPLVDGHGNFGSLGGDDAPAAMRYTEARLERPAELLVSSIDEDVVDFKPNYDGQETEPEVLPAAFPNLLVNGSSGIAVGMATNMAPHNLGEVIAAARHLIAHPDATLEELTEFVPGPDLPTGGTIVGLDGVRDAYQRGRGTFKTRATVSITKVSARRTGLVVTELPYNVGPEKVVSRIKELVQSKKLQGISDLKDLTDRNQGLRLVIELKNGFNPEAVLEELYRLTPMEESFGINNVALVDGQPQTLGLRELLEVYVNHRLDVVRRRSEHRRTKRQERLHLVDGLMVALLNIDRVIALIREADDTAAARESLMGAFDLSEIQARYILDTPLRRLTRYDRLELETERDKLNKEIDELTAILESDKKLRRLVSKELGEVSKEYATPRRTQLRESDGAARSAVIPLEMADQPCHVVFGVEGNIGRSKGATVPRVYEGLRTKHDAVTVTVPTTSRSDIGLVTDLGRMIRVPVVELPELPDDGTERPPLAAGLHVSEFVQLDEDEHVVSVVAMDSSGAGFAVGTRAGVVKRVAPDYPPNKDDFEVITLKDDDRVVGVTQLSTGEEDLAFVTSEAQLLRFSATAVRPQGRPAGGVAGVRLSEDARVLWFGAVPLPEDSVVVTVAGESTALEGTQAGSAKVTPFEAYPVKGRATGGVRCHRFLKGEDTLLLAWIGRAPARASRADGKPVRLPDLSERRDGSGDALPRAITTVGSGQTDSGITAPGSGT